A window from Gossypium raimondii isolate GPD5lz chromosome 7, ASM2569854v1, whole genome shotgun sequence encodes these proteins:
- the LOC105794383 gene encoding ADP,ATP carrier protein 1, mitochondrial yields the protein MADRHHQHPCVLQKVAGLSLDIEYRHGRFQFQMPTLHPRRCNATVQQHPMAQARLANYDLSWVRSSSSPVCVQAPSEKGASGFVIDFLMGGVSAAVSKTAAAPIERVKLLIQNQDEMIRAGRLSEPYKGIGECFRRTIKEEGMISLWRGNTANVIRYFPTQALNFAFKDYFKKLFNFRKDRDGYWKWFAGNLASGGAAGASSLLFVYSLDYARTRLANDAKAAKKGGERQFNGLVDVYKKTLKSDGIAGLYRGFNISCVGIIVYRGLYFGMYDSLKPVLLVGTLQDSFFASFALGWVITNGAGLASYPIDTVRRRMMMTSGEAVKYKSSIHAFSEILKNEGSKSLFKGAGANILRAIAGAGVLAGYDKLQLIVFGKKYGSGGA from the exons ATGGCTGATAGGCACCACCAGCATCCTTGTGTCTTGCAAAAGGTAGCCGGCCTTTCACTAGATATTGAATATCGCCATGGAAGATTCCAATTCCAAATGCCTACTCTGCATCCGAGGCGTTGCAATGCAACAGTACAGCAGCATCCCATGGCCCAAGCACGCCTAGCAAACTATGATTTGTCATGGGTCCGTTCAAGTTCATCGCCTGTATGTGTCCAGGCTCCTTCAGAGAAAGGTGCATCCGGTTTTGTAATTGATTTTCTTATGGGCGGAGTTTCGGCTGCAGTGTCCAAAACTGCTGCTGCTCCTATTGAACGTGTGAAGCTCTTAATCCAAAACCAGGATGAGATGATTCGGGCCGGTCGGCTCTCAGAACCTTACAAGGGAATCGGTGAGTGTTTTAGAAGAACAATCAAAGAAGAGGGTATGATATCATTGTGGAGAGGAAACACGGCTAATGTGATCCGTTATTTCCCCACTCAG gCCTTGAACTTCGCCTTCAAGGATTACTTTAAAAAGCTGTTCAACTTTAGGAAGGACCGTGATGGGTACTGGAAGTGGTTTGCAGGCAACTTGGCATCCGGTGGTGCAGCTGGTGCCTCTTCCCTTCTCTTTGTCTATTCCCTCGATTATGCCCGAACCCGTCTTGCTAACGATGCCAAAGCCGCAAAGAAAGGAGGAGAGAGGCAATTCAATGGCTTGGTTGATGTATATAAAAAGACTCTCAAGTCCGATGGTATTGCTGGACTTTACCGTGGCTTTAATATTTCATGTGTTGGCATCATTGTATACCGTGGTCTTTACTTTGGAATGTACGATTCATTGAAGCCGGTGCTCCTCGTTGGAACATTGCAG GATAGCTTCTTTGCTAGCTTTGCTCTGGGTTGGGTTATAACCAACGGTGCGGGTCTTGCGTCGTACCCCATCGACACTGTCCGTAGAAGGATGATGATGACATCGGGTGAAGCCGTGAAATACAAGAGCTCCATTCATGCATTTTCTGAGATCCTTAAAAATGAGGGTTCCAAGTCTCTCTTTAAAGGTGCAGGTGCTAACATCCTCCGTGCAATCGCCGGTGCTGGTGTGCTTGCGGGCTACGATAAGCTCCAGCTGATCGTATTCGGAAAGAAGTACGGTTCTGGCGGTGCATAA